In Capricornis sumatraensis isolate serow.1 chromosome 6, serow.2, whole genome shotgun sequence, the genomic window GTTTATATACAGTCTAACATTTATTCTATCAATTTTCCTTCTCAAATTCATTCTCTTGTCTCCAATGCTAGTGCCACTGTCTGGGGAATAAGGCTCACAGCACTTTTCATCTAGGTTACTACTGCGCAAACATTTCAGCCTGCTGACTGGTGTCCTGCCACCACCCTCTTCACAGAttaattatttcacaatttctataatatatgtaaaatattaataggaCTTCAAGGCTGAGAGAACTGTATCATGAACACCTTGAATGATGGAAAAGAATTCCTTCTAACGTTTCTTTGAATTAAACTACTGGAATATTAATACTTACTTTGGGAATGCATCAAAACAGTAGGTCTTCTTGGTATCAGGAAAAGCAACTCGCATTCCTGAGGTCAAAGGAGAATGAAGAATAACAGCAGCACTCTCATACCGAGCAGCAAGATCCACAGATGGTACTGTCCCTATACTTTGGCCATATATAATCACATTTTCAGGGCGAATGCCATATCTACATAgtacagaagttaaaaaaaaaaagagttgtagAGTCAGACTGGTATGAAATGTTCAGTCACTAGTAAGTACTTAATCTTATAAAAGAATGACTTAAAATGAGACAATGtcaacaaatttatatttaaaatgtaagtttcGTAGTCACCACTACCATATCTAATGcaataataaaatctatattcatttatttcatcagttTCCATTCCATCTTTTGAAAAAATAGCTGAGGTCTCTTAGAATGTTAATCTTAAAGAATGaatttattaaatcatttatGCAATTCAGTGTAgcttattattaaatatatttggaaCATACTATGTCACTAATATTTTAATGGAGATTCAGCTTTTATATTCCGTTCAATGTAACAGAGGTTCTTCATTTCTCTAGGTATTAAAAGtggctctttttattttctgaagttgGTCATAGTGATGAAAACGCAATGCAACAGTAgggaatgaataaaatatatgtattatagcCTAGCGCAAACTACTTATTTTCTTGAGATTTGCATTTATTCACCCATAGAAATGGACTAATGTGGAAAAGATTGAGATGAATGAGAATTTCAAATGCCACATGGTTTGGTGATTTATGAATAGACTTCATGACTAAACCTCAAGATTACTAccttaattcctttaaaaatgcttcagtAATACTGGGTATACAGCATGTTTCTACGATCTAACTGCCCTAACTATAAACTACCGGCAGTGAAAGTGAGGTACTATGGGAGCTTTTGAATGTGCGATTAAGGGCTAGAGTCAGTCACATCAAACACGCTGCCTTTCCACTTTAGTGGTCTGACAACAGTCATTTCTGGGTGCTGACAGTTATTTGCACAACACTTTTTAGTGTTGTGAAAAGGTAACAGAATCTGAATATTTCCCGGGAAAAAGTAAGATAAACCCTTGTGCTTCCTATAGTTCTTGCTGGGGGCACAAGACTCTTCGAACTATCTAGGTGGTGACGTACCTCCTCCCAGGTTCTTCAAATCGGTTCTACACAAGAACTTGGACCCTGGCCCAGAGACTGGGTTCGAGTTACTCCAGATTGACTCTAAATGTAACAAAACtaagaaaaggtttttttttgtttgtttgtttgcaacAGACTTAGCTTCATAGGAATGAAGGAATTAGGAAAATGAACATTTGGTGGCAATGACGGGTTTTAGGCTAAAGCTAGTAATGGCAAGGCTCCAAAGTAGCAGAAGCAGCTGCCAATTTAGCATCAGAGGACTTGAGGCAGAAACAGAATTTCAGAATAGTACATGTTTGAAAGGACTTTAGAGACCATCTAATCTAGGTCAGCTGCTTACTGAGCAGATGTTCAAAGTCAGAGTAAGTTAATGACAGACCTATAATTAGGCTCAGGTATACTGACTCCAGGTCCAGTGCTTTTTCGATTATAGCACACAAATAAGGAGCTCAGAGACTGTGGGGGAAAGGCCACAGAATGAGTATTAGTCCCTATTTTCTGTTGATCCATCAGAAGTTCAGTAACGTGGGTTATAAATATTCAATTACTCTTAAAAGGAAGTTACTCAAATAATAATTaagttcattaattattttttcccttcctgttactTAAACCCTAACTTTTTACTTTAATCCAGTAAAGGAAATGAAAGGCATGCATTCTAATTACACATATTTTATTAGATGATAGAATTCAAGAACTGGAAAGAATCTTGGAGATGATTTAACTCAATCTCTTCAttaagcaaagaaacagaaaagttaaaGTTTTCAAGACTTTCTATACTTACTAAGTCTTCTAACCATATTTAGGGTTCAACGTAAGAAAAATTACAAGTCTGAAATTCTATGGTAAACAAGTATGTGAGATAATTTATCTATTCTGCTCCTGCTCTTCAATCATAATGGTCAAGTGTATAAAAGATTAACCAAGACAAGAAatcattttagaacatttcttttaaattgatatcagagaaaacttaaaaaagaaaaataataaagctgaCCACTTACAAGAGGGGATTCTTTTACATAAACATAGAAAGAACACCTAACCGGATACTAATGTTTTACTTCAATAAATGTATACTTTTGTCTTACTTGGCACTAGTAAGGAAGGCTTTCCGCTTTTAGCACCTTAAAACACTATACTAATTCACTGAAGTTGATTATAGCATGTGAATTATATTGCAATAAAtctgttacttaaaaaaattaaattttcctgACAGGTATTATACTATATTCAACTGGCTGACTCTTATAGGAGGCACTCATTTTTGTTTGTATACCTGAGGGGATTGATATCAGTGTAACTGAAGCATATTTTGCAGTCACTTACGGTAGTTCTgaagtttataaatatttacccttctatgcctgcctccctcccaccctgaaGCTACTTAATTACTACTTactatctctttctttcttacttgTTAGAAATATGTTCTCATATCATTTCAATTGACTTAATCTCATTTATACAGAACTCTGCTGTGAGACCATAATGCTATTATACATCTTGGGGGAGGGGGATAAATGTTTCTAAAGACATTTTCTAAAAAGATTATACCTACTAATAAAATTGAGGAAGTTCTTCCCAACCAACTGAAaccattaatattaaaatttaaaaattaaattaggaaTGGGAAGTTTTCTCTATGTACTCTAAAATACTCTGGAATTCAGGCAGCTTATTAATGTATAATGAGGAATAATAATTTGTACTAAAGTATTATTTCTGTTTAGTGTACATTAACTGTCTGATGACAAAATACATGTAAGTATACAAAACTGcaatatttttcaagaaaaaattgTAAGTATCTTGGTGACTAGAAGATGATTAATGTAATGattaatgctgctaagtcacttcagtcatgtctgactctgtgtgacaccatagatggcagcccaccaggctcccccgtccctgggattctccaggcaagaacactggagtgggttgccatttccttctccaatgcatgaaagtgaaaagtgaaagggaagtcgctcagtcgtgtccaactcttagcgaccccatggactgcagcctaccaggctcctccatccatggaatttgccaggcaagagtactggagtggggtgccactgccttttccaatgtaatttctatttatttttaattatataaaataatgcaaatcCTGCTTAGGATCTGAACAAAAGCAATCTAGCCTCTTATTCTGTTAATGACAGATCAAGTGAATGATTATTTAAATCACTGTTTTTTCTCTCCTGAAATTCTGCAACtttgaataaacattttaatatcacaatccagtaagtttttttttttctctaataagtTTCTAAAGCCAAACATTTTTCACTggcttaaataaatttttaagaatctctatctcacacacacacataatttgtcAAACTCTTTTATGCtattatacaaaatttaaaattataatctaaAACTGTAACTATTTATAGATTTATACTGGTAAATATAATCTCTACTGAGTACTTCAAGGTGTATTACAAAAACATGTTATTCTTACACAAGACAATTTCAACGTGTGGAAAACAATTTCCAATCACTAAATTTACCTTGTCCTAAGAGCAAGCCAAGCAGCTTCTATGTCTGCATAGAGGTTCTTCTCTGTTGGTTTCCCAGAACTTGCACCATATCCAGAATAATCATATGAGAATATATTACAATTAATCCGTGATCCCAGTCCTATGTAAAAGCTGCTCATCTGACCAAGATCAACAGCATTTCCATGTGAAAACAGTAAAGTATATTTGGCATTGGGTGAGCAACGCACAAACATGCAGGCAATTCTGTTGCCTTTACTGGTTCTAGTCATGAAACACTCAATGGCATCTTTTTCTCTAGAGGAATATTGCCAGTCTGCTCGTTCTGATAGGTGTAAAGTCCAACGGCTTCCACTTTCATCACACATCAGCGTATAAGTTGGATCAGGTGGCAAAAATGCTAACTTTGAAGCAATTTTCCCCGGACAAGGTGGACAGCAGAAGAGGCAACATAGCTCACTAAACGAAAGATTATTCatcttctgaaaaagaaaacagtcaatGTTTTAATCACTGAATGTGCATTCTGCATTTACATATAATAAGTTAAAACAAAGATACCAACCAATAAATTCTACTAGTGGTCAGTGTCTACTACTGTTATATGAAGTATCCTTGCCCCAATAGATTTTTGGCATCTTTGTAGAAACACATTAAATCCTGAGGTGAGGCAAATATTCCTGAGCAGAAAACAGATTCAAATACTATACGACACATTTCAAACAGCAGTGGTATCTTGTAATACTtaatcaaaatatgaaaaatgatacTCTTACCAGAGAATAGAGgtataaattttctatttctccacaaaaaacaacaaaggagGTATGAAATATATTTAGTTTGTAATTTCAGTGAAAATTCTCAGAATCTCAAGAGAAGTTAGGGAtttaacataataaatatataataatagcaCTGATGAAGCACTCACTGTctatcaggcactgtgctaagtgtacTATGTCTTTTAGCACGTTTAATCCTCTAAGCAACCCTCTTTGGTAGTCTGAGAAAGAAATCTGCACAAGGTGAATCAGCTGCAGAGCCAAGATTTTACACCAGGCTCAGGCATCATCCTACATCATTAGGTTATACTGCCTCAAAGGCTCTGAACACTACTTGACTCAGAAGCCTATTATTTTAGCCATAGCGCCAGTGGCCTAAATAACCTATAAGACATTAAAATCAATATATGTTATGTATGTAATTATTGCCCAAATCAAGAAGGCATTATtatggaaaagaaagtaaaatctgctcAAGGAAAACTTTTAAATGGTTAGCCAGAAATAAGTGGAACGTTTGAAGTCAGAGTTGGGGGTAGCACTTATTAACCATTTAaccttgagcaaattatttaCCTTTTTGACCCTTATTGTCTTCGTTAAGTAAATGCCTACAATGAACAGACTGGTTGTGCAGAACAAATACAATGATATTGTTAAAGCATTTAACATGGTAATAATGGCTATAGTCAAGACTCAGAAATGGTCCATTTTCTCCTGTGCCTTTTTcatcaatatttaaaaagtatCTACAGTTCATATGAACTCAGGAACATAAATAAAGTACTACTTGTTTGTCCTACCAGCATTTCCTTCTAATTATCCTTTCTTAAATTCTTATCTCTTTTTAGTGGCAGACCATTACTTAGTTCCAGGAAGAAGGCGTTCAAAACAAACACCTTCCAGAGTAACCAGAGGTCTCTCTGGTCTGGTCTAATGTCATCTAATTTTCtctaaaaaaatctaaataaaggacaggaaaaaaGGTACTTCAttataccaaataaataaataaataaataaatcactcaGAAGAGTGACTAAAGAAAGGAATGCCTGTTTCATTAATTACTGATTCAAAATCTCATTTATATTGCTTAATACAAATGTGTTAATTTCCATGTATAAATTAATTAGAAAGAAGCAGCAGAAATAGCAGAGAAAGAAGCAAGCAAGGGTAGGAGTGATATGAAATCCTTTAAAAGATGAGTAAAGGAAAGGCGGAAAGGGAAGCATTTTACTTGCATATCTATCTTTATTCCCTTTCAGCCTTCAAAATGAATACAACCTGAGTAAGTTAATGTCTAACTGTGGTTggaaaaagagtcagatagaacAGAAATGACAACTAGTTGTCATCTATGATGATAATTCTAATTGGTTCCATGAAGGGTTGTactgagaaggattctgaggggATACCCAGGGTTTGCCAGACAAAGAACGTGCGATAAATTAGTGATGTTTACTGCAGAAtttcggagagggcaatggcaccccgctccagtactcttgcctggaaaatcccatggtcagaggagcctggtgggctgctgtctatggggtcacacagagtcggacatgactgagcgacttcactttcactttttactttcatgcattggagaaggaaatggcaacccactccagtgttcttgcctggagaatcccagggatgggagagcctggtgggctgccatctatggggtcgcacagagtcggacatgactgaagcgacttagaagcagcagcagcaacagcagcagcagcactgcagAATTTGGTTACAAATCTATTATCCTGGCCAGGTGAATAAAAGATCTGGCAGGGATGGTAGAGAAAGAAGTTCAAAGGGTCAGTGACAAAGAAGATGATCTGGAAAAAGATGAGGTAGAAGGTACAATATATCAGTGCCATGTGTTTAATACTCTGCCTATggttatttctcacttccaattaCCTTACATGCCACCAACTGCTCACTTCGAACAGCCTATTAAAAGCTTATTGTTTATACCATGTTCCTGTAATTTACTTCTTGAACATGAAGACTTTTATATACTATAGTAATTCTGAAGTAAATCTGGCTGAGTGAACATACACAATGCTGCAGAGATGCTTCTGAAGATAAACaccaaagaaaagatgaaaacgaGAAAAATCTGCTGTGACACGGTCAAGTCTAATGAAAGAACCTAATTTTCTTAATGGTGGCAGAAGAAATTAATCCCACCTCCACTGCCTTGAATCCAAACCTTGGAAATTATTGCTTTCCTAATAACAGCTCTGATAAGGGCAGTAACACAGACTTGCTTAAAAGTTATTCTCTCCTTTCctataaatgttaaatttttccacaacagaaaatataaataaaacaaacctaAGTTTTACTATGATCAGAGCTGAGCAAACTACTGAGGGAGAATATCTTATTCTTGATAAGTCACTGAAATATCTTGTTAAATTTAGATAATTTAAACccaattttttaatataactcaCCTGAATACAAACATGTCATTTACCAGTTATTTCTTGGCAACAAAATAATCACAGGTGGAAAACAACAGTTATGACCAAACAAAAATAGGGATTTAAAATAAGTtataataaacttatttacacagagagagagagaagagaaaacttaAAGATGAAGCATAAAAaaatgccagaaagaaaaatccaaCTGGAATCTCTGCAATAGAAAAATCATAGCAGTACCTGAGCACTTCCTAATCCTAAAGTGTCAGGCACTGTCCTAATCCTTTTCACATATTAATTCACTTAATTCTTTCAATAATCCTCTTACATAAAGACTACCCTTATACCTGTTTTCCAATTGAGGAAAGAGAGGCACAGAGTAGTTATAAACCTGCCAGGGGTGACTCAGCTAGTAAATGGTAGAACTAATAAGTGGCAGAATGACTCTGGAACCTGAATTCATAACCATAGTTTTATGGAAAGAATATTCAGACAAGACTTATCAAGAGAAAAAGATGAGCAAAATCTAAAatgctaaatgaaaaagaagacagaCTTATAGACAagctttaaaagttaaaaatatcgTGAATAAGTTAAATAACTGGTGAAATATATGAATTTCTTGAGTaacagaacagcaacaacaaaaatacccaataaaaaaatgaacaagatctgaaaagacattttcccaaagacgaTATCCAAATGGTGAATAAACACAtcaaaggatgctcaa contains:
- the ABHD17B gene encoding alpha/beta hydrolase domain-containing protein 17B; its protein translation is MNNLSFSELCCLFCCPPCPGKIASKLAFLPPDPTYTLMCDESGSRWTLHLSERADWQYSSREKDAIECFMTRTSKGNRIACMFVRCSPNAKYTLLFSHGNAVDLGQMSSFYIGLGSRINCNIFSYDYSGYGASSGKPTEKNLYADIEAAWLALRTRYGIRPENVIIYGQSIGTVPSVDLAARYESAAVILHSPLTSGMRVAFPDTKKTYCFDAFPNIDKISKITSPVLIIHGTEDEVIDFSHGLALFERCQRPVEPLWVEGAGHNDVELYGQYLERLKQFVSQELVNL